A single genomic interval of Granulicella tundricola MP5ACTX9 harbors:
- a CDS encoding LLM class flavin-dependent oxidoreductase, which translates to MKNIGFLSFGHWNPSPQSATRSAADVLLQSIDLAVEAERLGMDGAYFRVHHFARQLASPFPLLAAVGARTKKIEIGTGVIDMRYENPHYMAEDAGSADLIAGSRLQLGISRGSPEQVIEGWRHFGHDLAPGEDDAAMGRRHTEMFLELLGGKGFAQPNPRPMFANPPGLLRLEPHSETLRDRIWWGSATNATAVWAAKLGMNLQSSTLKFDETGEPLHIQQAAQIRAFRASWKEAGHTRTPRVSVSRSIFALMNDQDRAYFGRSGQETDQIGFIDGATRAVFGRDYAAEPEVLIQQLKNDQAIAEADTLLLTVPNQLGVAYNVHVMEAILKTVAPALGWR; encoded by the coding sequence ATGAAAAACATCGGTTTTCTCTCCTTCGGACACTGGAACCCCTCCCCGCAGTCAGCGACACGCTCGGCTGCGGACGTCCTCCTGCAGTCCATCGACCTCGCAGTTGAAGCCGAGCGCCTCGGCATGGACGGAGCCTACTTCCGCGTCCATCACTTCGCACGCCAGTTAGCCTCGCCCTTCCCATTGCTGGCAGCCGTCGGAGCCCGCACCAAAAAGATCGAGATCGGCACTGGTGTCATCGATATGCGGTACGAAAACCCGCATTACATGGCAGAAGACGCCGGTTCCGCGGACCTCATCGCCGGCTCCCGCCTCCAGCTAGGCATCAGCCGAGGATCACCGGAGCAGGTCATTGAAGGCTGGCGGCACTTCGGCCACGACCTGGCCCCGGGAGAAGACGATGCCGCCATGGGTCGCCGCCACACAGAAATGTTCCTCGAGCTCCTCGGCGGCAAAGGCTTCGCCCAACCCAACCCTCGCCCCATGTTCGCCAACCCTCCCGGCCTCCTGCGTCTCGAGCCGCACTCTGAAACCCTCCGCGACCGTATCTGGTGGGGTTCGGCTACGAACGCCACCGCCGTCTGGGCCGCAAAGCTCGGAATGAACCTCCAGAGCTCGACCCTCAAGTTCGATGAAACCGGCGAGCCCCTGCACATCCAGCAAGCCGCCCAGATCCGCGCCTTCCGCGCCTCCTGGAAGGAAGCCGGCCACACCCGCACCCCTCGCGTCTCCGTCAGCCGAAGCATCTTCGCCCTCATGAACGATCAGGACCGCGCCTACTTCGGTCGCAGCGGCCAGGAAACAGACCAGATCGGCTTCATCGACGGAGCCACCCGCGCCGTCTTCGGCCGAGACTACGCCGCAGAACCAGAGGTGCTCATCCAGCAGCTAAAAAACGATCAGGCCATCGCAGAAGCAGACACCCTCCTCCTCACGGTCCCCAACCAGCTAGGCGTCGCCTATAACGTCCACGTCATGGAAGCCATCCTAAAGACGGTTGCTCCCGCGCTCGGCTGGCGTTGA